The Nitrospirota bacterium genome includes the window GTGCTTACGAGCCGAAGAGCCGGCGAACCGATGCGTCAGCCTTTGACATAGTGTGTAGGCAGAATCCCCTCCAAACGCACATGCCGGGACGCGTCCAAGATTTCAATACCCACGATCCTTCCCTCATCGCCGATATCAAGCACAATGTCCTCGGTCAAACGCTGATTCTCGACTTCCTGGGGGCGTTCGTCGAATCGCAGGTAGAGTAAATCCTTCTGATCGTCATAGTAGATCTTCACGTTGGTTGCTCCCATCGGCCATAGAACACGTACACGGTCACCGTGACGCCGGTCGAACAAAGGGGGCGATTTGCGGTCGCTGTTCATTGATCCACCGTTTCGCGCCGCCCCCTATTATTTTCCGCGATCGAGCGCCGCCAGGACCTCGCGTTTGAACGCCTCAAAATCGCCTAGCCGGTCGCGGACCGCCTTGTACACCAGGGCATCATCCACCTCGGCGT containing:
- a CDS encoding DUF2283 domain-containing protein; its protein translation is MKIYYDDQKDLLYLRFDERPQEVENQRLTEDIVLDIGDEGRIVGIEILDASRHVRLEGILPTHYVKG